The genomic window TGCCAAGATATAAACCTTGTGGCGGTGGTGTATCTCCAGCGATCGCTCAATGGTTTGACTTTGATTTTAGCCCAGCGATTTCTGTGAAAGCCGACTCCCTTCGCTTTACTTGGAAATTGGGCGACCCCGTGGAAGCAAAAATCGCCACAAAAGAACCAGTCTGGATGGTGCGACGAGATATTTTTGACCATTTTCTAGTGCAGCAAGCACAGAAGCAAGGGGCTGAACTACGAGATAATACTGAAGTAATGGGTATTGAGTTTAAAAGTGACCATTGGCAAGTTAACACAGCCAATGGGCCAGTTATAGGTCGCTACATAATCGCAGCTGATGGTGTCAAAGGGCCAATGGCAAAATGGCTAGGCTTCAAAGAACGTAAACGTCGTTTAGCAGGAGCTTTGGAAGCAGAAGTTGCCGCAACTGTAAAGGACAAATCCACAATTCACTTCGAGTTTGGCTTGGTAAAAAACGGCTACATTTGGAACTTCCCAAAAGCTGATGGTTATTCCCTTGGTGTCGGTACATTTATCGGTGGCGAACCTCAAGACTTTAAGAAGATTTTAGATGAGTACGCGCGATCGTTTAATCTGGATATCAAAACTAGCAAGCAGTATGGTTATCCCCTTTGCTTGTGGGATGGCAACCAAAAGTTGCATACTCAAAATGCAGTTTTGGCTGGGGAAGCTGCTTGTGTAGTTGATCCAATGACAGCAGAAGGCATTCGCCCTTCAATTTTTAGCGGTTTGATTGCAGCAGGAGCCATTAATGAGGCTCTTTCTGGTGATACCAATGCTTTAGAAAAATATAGTGAAACCATTAATGAAGAATGGGGTACCGAGATGGCTTGGGCGCAAAAATTAGCTGGAGCATTCTATCGCTTTCCAGGCATTGGCTACAAAGTTGGTGTTAAGCGCCCCTCCGGTGCCAAAATCATGGGCAAGATTCTGTGTGGAGAACTGCGCTATGGCGATGTTGCCGGTCGCGCCCTCAAGCGTTTAATCCCTGGTTTTGGGGGTTAGTACCGCTTCAGGGCGAGACGCTCTTGCTAGCTTGCTTCTGTGCTAGACTGTGTTACCTCGTTCCCAGTCAGAGACTGGGAACATTTGTCTGTCGCAAAAATTAGGAGTAATACCAAGTTGTGATAGATAGTATTATTTGCTTGAAAGCTAGTCCAGCAGCGCTTGGATGCTATAACAATACTAACTTTGGCAACTTGGTATAATAAGTTAGAACATTTTTCTGGAGGGATTGGAGGAGAATAGCTTCTCCGTCCCCATAAGACATCGATCGCTCCATTAACGCGAAATTAAAAATACTTAGAGAAAAACCAGATAATTACTCCAGTTGCCAATACACAAATAATTCCTGCCAAGCCAGCTAGGGGTTTTTTATTCTTACCTGTAAACCAGTCAGAGACTTTACCTGTGTAAGTAATTAGTTCTGCTGTGTCTAGGGTAGCGATCGCCCATACCCATCCCGCGTGCAGTCCCCAAGCTAAACCCAAATTGCCGTTCGCAGCAAAACGTCCCAACACCAGCACCATTCCCATTAGCCACAATCCAGGGAGTTGGGGTGCAGTTTCGCGTTGCTCCCAAACCAGGTGTAGCAAGGCAAAAATCAAGCTAGAAATTGCTGCTGCTATCCAAATTGGGTAATCCTGCGCTAATTCAGTGAACAGGAAACCGCGAAAAACTAACTCTTCTATCCCACCCACTAATAACGCTATCAAGAAAATCTGTAGCAAGATGGGTAGTAGTAACTTGAAATTCGTCTTTTCAAAAAAACACCAACCTAACGCCAATTGCCCACTAAATACAATAGCTAGGCTCACCACTCCCAAACTAAAACCTAGCGCTAAAGAACCAAGAGTTGAAAGATTCCCAACAAAGCCGTAATCCGAAAAAGATTTATTCGTCAGCCAACTAACTCCCCACAGAATCAGGGGAGCTAATAGGTAGAGTGACGCCAATAACGGCATCTTTTGCTCTGGCTGCAAAGGTTTGGGAGGTTGCCAATTGAGCAATATTGCTGATCCTGTTGCGATTGGCAACCAGCAAACTATCCAGAAAATAAAAAATGCCATCACTACAACTAGTGCTGGTGCATTTTCCATAAACGCCAGTAAGGCGTTGACCGAAGGCTCAAAGAAAGTTATCAAAATAAACAAAAAAAACACGATAGACTTCTTGCACTATAGATTTCTTGCTGATTAATCAAGACTCTACTAAATTTGGTGACTTCTGCAAGGGGTCTAATCGTATTTTTTACCTGGGACAAAATTTTTTAAATAGAGCTACTAATGTGCTGTCGGGGTAAGGACAAGTTATCATCACCTGAAACTTATCCCTACCATCAGCAAATTTACTCTTCGTCTTCCAAATCTTCGTCCGATTCGTCAGAATCTACATCTTGTGAGGTTAGTTTTTTATCAGTTTCACCGAGTTGAATCAAGTGAATATGCTTGTATCCCAGCCTAATTTCAAACTCATCTCCAGGCTTTAAGCCCATTGCTTTGGTATATGTAGCACCAATCACAATCTGACCATTTTGATGGACACTAACTCGATATGTCGGTTCACGGCCACGACCATCTTTAGGTGCTTCTGGACTTAGAGGAATTCCTCTAGCTGATAGCAAAGCGTCATAAAAATCGGTGAGATTAACACGAACCTGGTTATTCTTAGTAACAGTGTAATAGCCGCACTGTTTAGCTCTTTCTCGGCGTGGTAAAGTGGAAAGTTCTTTTACTTTAGCAAGTAGTGCTTTTCCAGTTAATGGTGCGGTTGCAGTTTCAGTCATTATGCTCAAATTTTCCTTACTCTCTCCAAACTGATAAACGATGTAGTCTCATGCCAGCATTTAGCTTTTTAGCATTTGCATAGAGCTACTGTAGACCCTAATGTAACGGGTGAATTCCTGCCGATAGGAGCCAAAAGTACTTCTATTATGGTTGTCTACAACCAACTAGAGGCCATAGTTGCCACAGACATTAATTTTGGTGATATTACGGCACTTTTAACCATTATTCGCCATCAGAAAGAAAACTATTTTCTCCTTTGGCGCTACTGTAGCGGTGTAACTTTCAGCCACCTTTACAAATTGTGTTGGTTCTACTGCAAATAAGTCGTAGACCCAATAAATTGCAGGTTTTTCACTTTCAGTGCTTGCCTTTCTTGCCAATGAGCAAGTAGAGTTTTCTCTACTCGTCCTCTCAAGCTTTGGACAGCATAGTATTTCAATAGAGTCCTATGGGCTTATGCCCTTTTGTCCTGCCAGTAGAGACGCGAATTCTCTTGTCTCTACATTACGAATCAACAAAGCAGTAGTAGCCGCGCTGGTACGGCTCTTGATTCTGGTTTTGTCACTTCGTAATTTTATATCAAATACTAGCATGGACTAATAATAGCAAAATAGTTGTTTAATTTTGAATTAAAGTTGCTAGTAAATTTTTATTTAAATTTCTGGACTTAAAGAAGAAAAAAGCAGTGACGATTTTCCCAACCCTTTATTGCAAGCGTGAGTATTGGCCTATGGCTTTTATAAAAATTTATATAATTGAGATGAGCAGTTTTGACCAATGAGTTCAATCCAAGATTTTCTTGATTGAGAGGAAGCCAAAAAGCGAAAAGTCTCGCGTGTCCGGGTTTCTCGGTGCAAAAACTTTTATTTAAAAGTGGTGAGGATTTTTCCTCGGTTTATTATCCTAAGGTCAAAAGTGGTCAGAGGATTTTGTACGTCTGTCTATGGGAAGAATAAATTTCTTAACATCTGCCTAGCGCTTAATTGCCACTACTATATATTGAACATGTGCTTTCACACTTCTATATAATCAAAAAGTTCAGCCTTCGTTACCGCTTGACCAAATTTTCCCGCTAGGACTGCTTGACTCAAGTTGACATCAAGACGTGTTGCTAACCTAACATGCATTTAATTTGCATATTATCACCAGGTCAGAGATGAACGTAAGTCCCTCTCTCAGCAAACACTTTTTCCTTTAGATTCCCAAACAGGTAAATTCAATGCAAAGCTACAATTACATTTTTGGCGTTTTATCTCGTAATTTGACACAAATATTGCTTACATCGGTGCTACAAGTTAAATTTTAATGGTTATCCTTAAACTAGAATCACTCGCTTTTTTCTTGTCGGCCAATTAACACTAGGGTTTGAATTAAGGGCAAAAAGAGGATAGCTCACTTTTTGCAACTACCTGCGTTGACTGATGATTGTTGAGGCTGGGAAAGTAATTTTAAAATTTTGGTTAGTGATTATGGAAGTTATTTTTAAGGTCATTCGACAGCAACAAAATTCCTCCCCTATTGTGCAAACCTACCTTGTAGAGGCAGAACCAGGTAATACAATCCTAGATTGCCTGAATCATATTAAGTGGGAGCAAGATGGAACGTTGGCGTTTCGCAAAAATTGCCGCAATACCATTTGTGGTAGCTGTGCTATGCGAATTAATGGGCGTTCGGCTTTAGCTTGTAAGGAAAATGTTGGCAGTGAACTTGCTAGATTACAACAAATACCATCATCCCAAAGTAAAGTAAATGCCATTGGCGAAATCACGATCGCTCCTCTCGGCAATATGCCTGTGATTAAAGATTTGGTTGTAGATATGAGCAGTTTCTGGAATAATTTAGAGGCAGTTGCTCCTTATGTGAGTACAGCAGCACGACAAGTTCCAGAAAGAGAGTTTCTGCAAACACCACAAGAGCGATCGCGCCTCGATCAAACTGGCAACTGTATTATGTGTGGTGCTTGTTACTCGGAATGCAACGCCCGTGAAGTTGATCCAAACTTTGTTGGCCCCCATGCCCTTGCCAAAGCTTACCGGATGGTAGCAGACTCCCGCGATAGCGACACCCAAAATCGTTTAGCAAGCTACAACGAAGGTACTAAAGGCGTATGGGGTTGTACCCGTTGTTTGTACTGCGATTCAGTTTGTCCAATGGAAGTTGCACCATTAGAACAAATCACCAAAATTAAACAAGAAATTCTCACCCAGAAACAAGCCAGTGATAGTCGCTCACTTCGTCACCGAAAAGTGTTAGTGGATTTAGTTAAACAAGGTGGTTGGATTGATGAACGTCAATTTGGTTTACAAGTTGTCGGTAACTACTTTAAAGATTTAAAAGGATTACTCAGTCTTGCACCCCTCGGTTTGCGGATGATCATCCGGGGTAAATTCCCCCTATCATTTGAACCTTCAGAAGGGACGCAACAAGTGCGATCGCTCATTGAATCTGTGCAACAAGTAGAAAACAAAAGTTAGAAGTGTGGAGTACAGACGCGATTAATCGCGTCTGTACAGGAGTTAGGAATTTTAACTCCTAACTCATAACTCATAATTCTAGTTCAACGTGGTTCTTGAGGGATATTCAACGGTTGTCCATAACGGTCATATACCAAAACATCCCACTGCCCATTGTTACTGGATTCAAAAGCAATCCTACTACCATCAGCGCTAATTGTAGGGTTGCGGACTTCCGCTTGCAGATTATTAGTTAAATTCCGTGATTGGCGTGTTTCGCGGTCGTAGAGAAAAATAGCCGATCGCCCCTGACGACTAGCACCAAACACAATATAACGACCATCTTGTGAAACGCTAGGATGAGTTGCGATCGCATCAAAGGAGTTTAAACCTGGCAAATCAACCAAATCACGAGTCACCGTATCAAACATATAAACATCTTGGCTACCGCGTCGGTCAGTAATAAAAACAATGTATCTCCCAGAGATTTGGGGGTTTAATTCCGACGCTAAACTATTGAGACTCCGACCCCCCGGATCAAAGGGATAACTCAAAATGCGAGGGTAGCCAAAACACCCAGTCAATAAATTTAAACATATAAATACAGGTATAAAAAAAACACGTTTCATATAATTAGTCATTAGTCATTAGTCAATAGTCTCACAACTCCTGTACAGACGCGATTAATCGCGTCTCTACTCCTAACTCTTAGGGAGGTGAACCTACAGTTGCACCATTAGGAATATCTAACTCAATATTTGGCCCCCGGTCTAGGACTTCAATATCCCACTGACCACGGCTGGCGGTTTCAAAAACAACATAACGTCCATCTGGGCTGATATTTGGTTTTCTGACCCAACCGCGATAGATTGGCGTGACGATTTGTGACTGTTGCGTAGCGCGATCGTAAAGCGCCACTACTGGTCTACCTTGGTCACTAGTAAGATAAGCAATGTAACGCCCGGTGTAGCTCAAACTAGGACTTTCAGCAATTGTTTCCTGTCGGTTTATGCCCGGTGTGCCAATAAACAGTTGCCTCTCCAAATCGTAGACTAGTAGCTGCTGATTACCATTCCGATTAGATACAAACGCTAAAAAGCGCCCATTTCCACTCAAAGCAGGCTGCTCCTCGGTGTAGCGACTATTGAGAGAAGTAGGCCCTATGGGAATATCGTTAGAACCACAAGATACAAGCAAACTTGTTAAACTAAAAACCAGGCTCCAATGAATAGGTCTTTGGAGCCAAAATATAGGCGTAAATTTTTTCACCTCAACTGTTTTCCGTCGCCTCTAAAATTACCTCCACACCAACTGTTTTAAACATTGTCATCAAAATCGGTCGAATTATCTGGCCCCTCATTTGGCTTTTCAACCGGGTTGTATGGTACATAATCAGTTGGGATCGCCTCATCATCTTCGCGCCCTCTTCGAGGAGTCGAGTCAGTGGGTGGACGACGCCTTCTTGGTCTGGGAGCGACATCATCTTCACGACTTTCTGGACGCCCAGACCCGTTATTACTACGCCGAGAAGGTTTTCTGACTTCCCCTCCCGAACTTTCCCAATCATCAACTTGCCTAGATGAAGAACCCCAATTCTCTTCTTCAGAGCTTTCAGAAGGGCGATTCACAGTCCGCCCAGAAGTCCGCCGCCGCGTTTTATCAGCTGGAGCCTGTCTTTCACTATTGCTGCTGTTACGGCGTTCTGAACGACGGGGGGGTTGCTCCTCGTAGTAGTCATCACGAGTTGAAATCTCATCCCTGCTACCCCGAATCCGGGGACGCACAGGGCGCTCCTCTTCTTCATAAGGTAATGGATCTAAGTCTGCATCCATCTCAGCTTGATACTTTCTGCGATCATTGTACGAATAGCGATCGCTAACCGGTCGGTCTTCATCCACAATTGGAGTGTTGCGCTTTGCTTGCTGGGTAGCTATACTCCGTAGGCGGATACTTTCAACTGCAAAAAATACAGTTGTGCCAACTAAAAGCAATTGACCAAATTGTAGAATCGGGTCTAGCCGCCATCCTTGAAACACGAGAATGAAGCCGCAGAGCAAGCCGACTGCTGCAAAAAAGATATCTTGATCCCGTGACAATTCTGGACGCACAGTGCGGAGAAAATACAGTGCTGCCCCAGCCACAGCCAGGAAAATTCCTAGAATACTGGCTGAGTTTGCCCCAAAATTTACCTGAGCCAGAAAACTGGCTGAGTTCAGCCCAAAATTTATCATTGCTGTTTTCCCAATATCAAATCTATGTTAGCGAGTCACAATTAAAATCACTACTCTAATTAGTCACGATATATTGAAGCTTCAAAGCCTCTGGCAAAGAAGCTCTGAAGCCGTTCACCGAAAAATAAAAACACCTACTTCTGTCAGCTACAACTGCCCCTAGCGGTAAACACTGCTGTTTTTGGTGCAATTAATCTAGATAGCTGACAGACAATCGATTATGAGAGTCAATTCAACTCTCATAAGCATTATGAACGCTGAATTTTATCTTTTTGGCTAATGAAAACTAGACCAACTATAACGGGTATCACAACAATTGCAGTACCCCATAGCAGACTCCAAAGAAAATTTGCTAAAGAAGGCGTCATACTTCTCAACCTTTTTTTACACACTTCATCCTAATTTTAATAGTGTATTACTTTCTTGAGAAGCCTCTAACTCGGAACTACTAAACTTGTTAACTGCTTTCACCAGTTGTTGAGTTAACTGCGTAAGCTAGTTCGCTTTTCTATTTCCGAAGGAAGTGACAGCATTTGGTTAAAATGATCATGAGAGTTCTTTACAAAGCTTAAAATTTTGTGGCAATGTCTACGACGGGCTACGCCTACGCGAACCTGAAGGGCTTGCCGTTGCTTAAGTTTAGATAGATAGTAGCTTAAACCGATGACTGGTGTTGACCTGACTGCTTGGATTCTTGGCCCTGTGTTAGGGCTGATGACATTTTTATTTATATTTCGGATCATTCTCACTTGGTATCCGCAAGTGGATCTGAATCGTTTGCCCTTTAATTTAATAGCTTGGCCTACTGAACCATTTTTAGTGCCCTTGCGAAAGCTAGTCCAACCTATAGGCGGGGTGGACATTACACCTATTATTTGGGTTGGTATCTTCAGCCTACTGCGAGAAATCTTGCTAGGTCAGCAAGGATTGCTGACTATGCTATCTCGTGTTAATTAGGGATGGGGCATGGGGCAGAAGAATTTTAGATTTTGGATTTTGGATTTTGGATTGAACATCTAAAATCTAAAAGACGCTTGATAGCGCAGCGTAAAGCCTTCTCTACGAGACGCTGCGCCAACGGCATGGCAACTCTTAGAGACGCTGTTCGCGTTCGCTTAGAGCAACTGTGCGTAGCGTCTGACTCGCTAACGCAAATCCAAAATTGAGAAGGCATAGGGCATAGGGCATTGGTTATTTCCCCCCTGCTCCCCTGCTCCCCTGCTCCCCTGCTCCCCCTGCTTCCCACTCTCCACTCCCTTAACTGTTCATTTCCTGCACAAAATTTGTATAGACATTACCCTGCAAAAACTGTGGAGTTTCCATAATTTTTTGATGAAACCCGATGGTGGTGGGTAGTCCAGTGATGGCACATTCCCGGAGTGCGCGTTTCATGCGGTTAATAGCAGTGGGTCGATCTGGGGCCCAAACAATTAACTTGCCGATCAAGGAATCGTAGTAAGGTGGGATTTGGTAATCTGTGTAAACGTGCGAATCAATCCGAACACCAGGCCCTCCAGGGGGAAGATAGCCACTAATCCGTCCAGGAGAAGGGCGAAAGTCGTGATCTGGGTCTTCAGCGTTGATCCGGCATTCGATCGCATGACCCCGCAAAACTACTTGCTCTTGGGTAAGCTTGAGTCTTTCCCCTTGGGCAATGCGAATTTGTTCGGCAACTAAGTCTATTCCAGTAATCATCTCTGTTACAGGATGTTCTACTTGAATCCGGGTGTTCATTTCCATAAAGTAGAATTTACCGAATCTATCCAAGAGAAACTCGATAGTACCTGCCCCACTGTAGTTAATGAATTGGGCAGCTTTGACAGCAGCTTGTCCCATTTTCTCGCGCAGGTCTTGGTCGAGAGCCGGACTTGGTGCTTCTTCTAGTAGCTTTTGATTCCGGCGCTGAATAGAGCAATCCCGTTCGCCCAAGTGGATAACATTACCATAATTATCCGCCAAAACTTGAAATTCGATGTGGCGGGGACGTTCAATAAATTTTTCTATGTAAACGCCAGAATTCCCAAAAGCTGCTCCTGCTTCCCCTTGGGCCGCCAGGAAAAGTTTGACAAATTCATCTTCAGAACGAACTAGGCGCATACCCCGTCCGCCGCCACCCGCTGTGGCTTTGATCATCACTGGATAGCCGATATCCTTGGCGAATTTTAATCCTTGTTCCTCAGATTCTACTAACCCCTCAGTACCAGGTACTGTCGGGACTCCAGCTTTTTGCATGGTTTCTTTGGCAGTGGATTTATCCCCCATCAGCTTGATAGCTTCTGGAGTTGGGCCGATAAAAGCAATATGATGGTCGGCACAGATTTCCGCAAACCGGGCATTTTCTGCCAAAAAACCATAGCCTGGATGAATGGCAGTCGCATTGCGCGTCAGTGCGGCAGCAATAATATTGGGAATATTCAAATAACTTTTACTGCTAGCAGGTTCGCCAATGCAAACCGCTTCATCAGCAAGTTGGACGTGGAGAGCATTACGGTCAACGGTGGAGTGAACTGCAACTGTCGCAATCCCCATTTCTTCACAGGCGCGGAGAATGCGAAGGGCGATTTCTCCCCGATTGGCAATTAATATTTTGTCAAACTTCATTTTTTAGTTTCGATATCATTACCAGTAGATTGACATTTTCTCTGATCCAACTTGAAACGACGCTTTCGCATTATTTCAAATTATCACAGTCGATTCGCCACCCTGATTCTAAGCAAACTTTCATATTGCAAGCTTGCTGCCTCTATGGGTCTTAATTACTGTAAGTCTTGGCTAGCTTGGCAAAATGGGCTTTTGCGTAGGCGTAGCCCGTCGTAGACATCGCACCGCACCTCCTACAGTAGCTCTACCCTTTTTAATATCACTTGTGCAGAGGCTAGATTTCTGTCAGTCTGATACCGCCTTGAGGAAATTTATATTTTTGAGAAATATAACTTTAGATATCACCTTACTATAATTATTTTCTTATGCTATAGTCTGTGTTTAGACAACCCGTGCGGATGTGGCGGAATTGGTATACGCGCACGCTTGAGGTGCGTGTGGCTTTGCCTTGCGAGTTCGAGTCTCGCCATCCGCATATTTTGTTTATTAGTCAAGGGTCAAGCAATTTTGGATTTTGGATTGCCGATAGCGTAGCGTTAGCGAGTCATCGAGCGTCTTTTGGATTGAAAGAGACCACTCCACAAGAGTTGGGCAAGATGATTTTAAATTTTGGATCTTGGATTTGTTCCGCCCACTTTAAGCGGGACATGAACCGAAATAATTTTTAATTCTTCAATTCTTTAATCTAAAATCTAAAATCTAAAATCTAAAATTGGCAGGGTCAATAGTCAAGGGTCAAAACACCTTAGACTGTTGACCCTTAAATCTGGGTAGAGCTAAGGTTTTTTATGCTTTTATAGAGATAGGTGAAGTTTTGTAAAAAGCATTGAGTATTACTTTTACGCCCACAAACAACTTAACACTGCCAGCAGCTTGGCATCGCCTCACTCCGATTTGGCAAGGAGGGGAGGAAATAATTCAACAAAGTTTACCTCATACTCAGCTAGCACCTGCTTGGCAGCTAATGCTTTTGGGTGACGGCTCTCCAACACGTCACCTAGAATTGCTCACAGGTGAGCCTGTAGAAGTAGATGTGATTGATATGTCATTGATTGGCATGGACTTGGATGGTGCGCCTGAATTAATCCAAACTGTCCCAGGGCCGCGACTACGGCGACAAGTGTGGCTGCATACTGCTTCTGGTCAACGATTAGCCTACGCCACTTCGTGGTGGGAAGCCAGTCATGTAGATGAGTATTTGCAAAACCGTTCATTACCAATTTGGGCTAGTTTGGCTCGTCTTCGCACAGAGTTGTATCGGGATGTTCGAGGAATTTACTACGGTGACTCATCGGCGCTAGAGTCTGGTTTTGATGTAACTGGGCCTTTTTGGGGTCGCCATTACTTGTTTTGGCATCATGGACAGCCACTGACTTTAATTTATGAAGTTTTTTCGCCTTATTTAACCAAATATTTGGGAGCTATGCAATTAAATTCAAAAAATCAGTAAAAAGCCTGAAGAGAATATTGCTTTTGAGTTTTGATTGCTATTTAGATAACTCAGGACTTACGCAAAAATCGCCGAAAAGCTTAATTTAGCGTAGACACGTAGTGGCTTGCCGCAGGCTAGCGCCAAGACGATAAGCAACTGCCAGCGGTATCGTCAAAGACCTACGAGTAATTTACCCACACAAGCGATGCCTATTGCAACCCCTACCACTTCTCCTTCTCCTGAGGGAGAGGCTGCGCCAACGGAGACGCTAGCGCGAACGTGGAAGCAAGCTACGCGTAGCGGCGACCACAGGAGAAGCGGGAACGCCTAAAAGTAGAAACAGGAAATCCCAGATGAAGTATTTGAGATCGGTAAAAATCTAAAATAGAGTCATCCCCCAAAACCAACCATGATTCAACTCAAAACCCAACTCACCCTCGAAGAATTTGTCGCACTTCCCGAAGGAGACATCATCTCCGAACTCATTGATGGAGAAGCTGTTCCCAAATTCAAAAACGATGTAATGTCACCAAAATTTTTTCATCGTTCTATAACAGGTGCATTATTTATACTAACGTTCCCCTGATGCTGCTTGGGTAAAATTGGAGCGCTGGGAAGCTTTAACACCAGAAGAACGAAAAAAATTTCCGCCACTTGTACCCGACTTTGTGATTGAACTGCGTTCGGAGACAGATCGGCTTGCACCGATTCAAGAGAAAATGCAGGAATACATCAAGAATGGTCTGCGTTTGGGTTGGCTGATTAATCCTCAAGATGCAAAAGTGGAAATTTACCGGCTTTTGAAGGCTGTAGAAGTTCTGCAAATGCCAGCGATTCTTTCTGGAGAAGATATATTACCTGAATTTGAATTGCGAGTATAGGTAGGCAATAAGCTTTCAGGGCATAGCCTAGCTTGCCGCATTCTCCCAAAAAATACTGCACTTATGATGTGGCGCTAAGGCGCAGCCCGCCGCAGGCATCGCTACCGAGCAAAACCAAGTAGCTGAAATCATACAATTAAATTATCAAAGGAACGTTGAATTATTGTTGCAGCGATCGCCTCTGGTAGTAGTGCCGTTAAATTAATGAGTTTTCGGTGATGATTTGCTGTTATTAGGCGAAACCAAACGTAGTACTGATAGTTTAGAAGATTCCTTATTTGAAGGGCTAGAAATTACGCCTCAACAAATCTTCCAACAAGCAAGAATTTCCGACTGATGTTAGCAACAAAAGCACGAGGAAAGGTTTAATGAATACTGTTGTGCTAAATCTAGAACCGATTGCTCATTTAACCGATGAGCAATTTTATCAATTGTGTATTGCCAATCGTGATTTAAGCCTGGAAATGAATGCAGCCGGAGAATTAATCATTATGCCACCAGTAGGAGGAGAAAGCGGAAATCAAGAAGCTGGACTGATCGCTGATTTAGAAATTTGGAATCGTCAAGCTAAATTAGGGAAAGTTTTTAGTTCTTCAACTATCTTTATACTTCCCAATGGTGCAAAACGTTCCCCTGATGCTGCTTGGGTAAAATTAGAGCGCTGGGAAGCTTTAACACCAGAAGAACGAAAAAAATTTCCGCCACTTGTACCCGACTTTGTGATTGAACTGCGTTCGGAGACAGATCGGCTTGCACCGATTCAAGAGAAAATGCAGGAATACATCAAGAATGGTCTGCGTTTGGGTTGGCTGATT from Nostoc sp. UHCC 0926 includes these protein-coding regions:
- a CDS encoding YggT family protein — translated: MTGVDLTAWILGPVLGLMTFLFIFRIILTWYPQVDLNRLPFNLIAWPTEPFLVPLRKLVQPIGGVDITPIIWVGIFSLLREILLGQQGLLTMLSRVN
- a CDS encoding CPBP family intramembrane glutamic endopeptidase, producing MFFLFILITFFEPSVNALLAFMENAPALVVVMAFFIFWIVCWLPIATGSAILLNWQPPKPLQPEQKMPLLASLYLLAPLILWGVSWLTNKSFSDYGFVGNLSTLGSLALGFSLGVVSLAIVFSGQLALGWCFFEKTNFKLLLPILLQIFLIALLVGGIEELVFRGFLFTELAQDYPIWIAAAISSLIFALLHLVWEQRETAPQLPGLWLMGMVLVLGRFAANGNLGLAWGLHAGWVWAIATLDTAELITYTGKVSDWFTGKNKKPLAGLAGIICVLATGVIIWFFSKYF
- a CDS encoding Ycf66 family protein is translated as MINFGLNSASFLAQVNFGANSASILGIFLAVAGAALYFLRTVRPELSRDQDIFFAAVGLLCGFILVFQGWRLDPILQFGQLLLVGTTVFFAVESIRLRSIATQQAKRNTPIVDEDRPVSDRYSYNDRRKYQAEMDADLDPLPYEEEERPVRPRIRGSRDEISTRDDYYEEQPPRRSERRNSSNSERQAPADKTRRRTSGRTVNRPSESSEEENWGSSSRQVDDWESSGGEVRKPSRRSNNGSGRPESREDDVAPRPRRRRPPTDSTPRRGREDDEAIPTDYVPYNPVEKPNEGPDNSTDFDDNV
- a CDS encoding geranylgeranyl reductase family protein, translated to MYDCIIVGAGPAGGTAAYHLAKQGRSVLVLEKESLPRYKPCGGGVSPAIAQWFDFDFSPAISVKADSLRFTWKLGDPVEAKIATKEPVWMVRRDIFDHFLVQQAQKQGAELRDNTEVMGIEFKSDHWQVNTANGPVIGRYIIAADGVKGPMAKWLGFKERKRRLAGALEAEVAATVKDKSTIHFEFGLVKNGYIWNFPKADGYSLGVGTFIGGEPQDFKKILDEYARSFNLDIKTSKQYGYPLCLWDGNQKLHTQNAVLAGEAACVVDPMTAEGIRPSIFSGLIAAGAINEALSGDTNALEKYSETINEEWGTEMAWAQKLAGAFYRFPGIGYKVGVKRPSGAKIMGKILCGELRYGDVAGRALKRLIPGFGG
- a CDS encoding TolB family protein, encoding MKKFTPIFWLQRPIHWSLVFSLTSLLVSCGSNDIPIGPTSLNSRYTEEQPALSGNGRFLAFVSNRNGNQQLLVYDLERQLFIGTPGINRQETIAESPSLSYTGRYIAYLTSDQGRPVVALYDRATQQSQIVTPIYRGWVRKPNISPDGRYVVFETASRGQWDIEVLDRGPNIELDIPNGATVGSPP
- a CDS encoding TolB family protein gives rise to the protein MKRVFFIPVFICLNLLTGCFGYPRILSYPFDPGGRSLNSLASELNPQISGRYIVFITDRRGSQDVYMFDTVTRDLVDLPGLNSFDAIATHPSVSQDGRYIVFGASRQGRSAIFLYDRETRQSRNLTNNLQAEVRNPTISADGSRIAFESSNNGQWDVLVYDRYGQPLNIPQEPR
- the psbX gene encoding photosystem II reaction center X protein, whose amino-acid sequence is MTPSLANFLWSLLWGTAIVVIPVIVGLVFISQKDKIQRS
- a CDS encoding succinate dehydrogenase/fumarate reductase iron-sulfur subunit, coding for MEVIFKVIRQQQNSSPIVQTYLVEAEPGNTILDCLNHIKWEQDGTLAFRKNCRNTICGSCAMRINGRSALACKENVGSELARLQQIPSSQSKVNAIGEITIAPLGNMPVIKDLVVDMSSFWNNLEAVAPYVSTAARQVPEREFLQTPQERSRLDQTGNCIMCGACYSECNAREVDPNFVGPHALAKAYRMVADSRDSDTQNRLASYNEGTKGVWGCTRCLYCDSVCPMEVAPLEQITKIKQEILTQKQASDSRSLRHRKVLVDLVKQGGWIDERQFGLQVVGNYFKDLKGLLSLAPLGLRMIIRGKFPLSFEPSEGTQQVRSLIESVQQVENKS
- a CDS encoding AbrB family transcriptional regulator, producing the protein MTETATAPLTGKALLAKVKELSTLPRRERAKQCGYYTVTKNNQVRVNLTDFYDALLSARGIPLSPEAPKDGRGREPTYRVSVHQNGQIVIGATYTKAMGLKPGDEFEIRLGYKHIHLIQLGETDKKLTSQDVDSDESDEDLEDEE